From Vigna unguiculata cultivar IT97K-499-35 chromosome 5, ASM411807v1, whole genome shotgun sequence, the proteins below share one genomic window:
- the LOC114184321 gene encoding F-box/kelch-repeat protein At3g23880-like — translation MNRPTLCEELQAEILSWLRVKTLLRFKCVSKSFHSLISDPWFVKLHLQRSPRGVDLLLEYLEDDNNLESRFLVPCHIGSLSDNHKATVAHDRTLGFDISGYGVIGSCNGLVCMAGRCKKDERCMFCVWNPATRETLEDLKCSFPIPSGHHPRRKVAFGYDDLSHAYKVVLMLDALDLNRRSIYRDVKVCNVGGNSCWRSVESFPAKTTMQGSGWGVYLNSTLNWVGLDLHDNHPHDSYITFDESVIVSLDLRNEKSSQFMLPQALHGICMNGICMRGSHSLGYDWDFHDCLGVLKDCLTVFFHDHNKRHISIWQMRDFGNHKSWSLSLNIAMQDLQIVSMPRPYLHPLIMLEENEVLFIEGTYKRIRRVIYDRSGNIVEHPQIHCNIFGIYPMAYVQSLVSQKSLGLCV, via the coding sequence ATGAATCGACCAACCCTCTGCGAAGAACTCCAAGCGGAAATTCTCTCATGGCTTCGGGTTAAGACTCTTCTGCGTTTCAAGTGCGTCAGCAAATCGTTTCATTCATTGATCTCCGATCCATGGTTCGTGAAGCTGCACCTTCAAAGATCACCCAGAGGCGTGGACTTGCTGTTGGAGTACTTAGAAGACGACAATAATCTGGAAAGTCGTTTCCTCGTTCCCTGCCACATCGGTTCTTTATCAGACAACCATAAAGCGACGGTTGCCCACGACCGAACCCTGGGATTCGATATCAGCGGGTACGGGGTTATCGGAAGCTGCAACGGATTGGTGTGTATGGCGGGACGATGTAAGAAAGACGAAAGATGCATGTTTTGCGTGTGGAACCCTGCCACCAGAGAAACATTGGAGGATCTCAAATGTTCATTCCCCATTCCTTCCGGCCATCATCCTCGTCGCAAGGTTGCGTTTGGCTACGACGATCTGAGCCATGCTTACAAGGTGGTGTTGATGCTCGACGCCCTTGATCTCAATAGACGTTCCATCTACCGCGACGTAAAAGTTTGCAACGTAGGTGGCAACAGTTGTTGGAGAAGCGTCGAAAGTTTTCCCGCTAAAACCACAATGCAGGGTTCAGGATGGGGAGTGTATCTAAATAGCACCCTTAACTGGGTAGGGTTGGATCTTCACGATAACCACCCACATGATTCCTATATTACATTTGATGAATCGGTGATTGTTTCACTTGATCTTCGGAACGAGAAGAGCTCGCAGTTCATGTTGCCTCAAGCTCTTCATGGAATCTGCATGAATGGAATCTGCATGAGAGGTTCTCACTCTCTAGGATACGATTGGGATTTTCACGACTGTTTGGGGGTTTTGAAGGATTGTTTGACAGTGTTTTTTCACGATCACAACAAAAGACATATTTCGATTTGGCAGATGAGGGACTTTGGGAACCATAAATCTTGGTCTCTTTCTCTGAACATCGCCATGCAAGATCTTCAGATTGTTTCCATGCCACGTCCTTACTTACACCCACTGATCATGTTAGAAGAGAATGAAGTTCTGTTCATCGAGGGTACATATAAGCGAATAAGAAGAGTTATATACGATCGAAGTGGTAATATTGTAGAACACCCTCAAATTCACTGCAACATATTTGGGATCTACCCCATGGCTTATGTTCAAAGCTTGGTTTCCCAGAAGTCTCTAGGTCTTTGTGTTTAG
- the LOC114183366 gene encoding protein SIEL, protein MANPDETSEADETLSLRTLSTMRSLLLHPSTSKRTVSHIFQTLASSPHPTPHSLKLLSDAAARHPDLAPTIVLPTAESSPRLAVEAIGASLSGLHLDDARFTSLCFSASVPARAWMLRNVGSSFEVRPGLLLAVLLGFTKDPYPYVRDAALEGLVGFSERGGELKDVGLVDACYRRAVQLLRDFDPCVRFSAVRVVASWGMMLAASSSEMKAYWSNDVFAKLCSMARDMNMKVRLEAFNGLRKMEMVSEDLLLQSLAKRVSGRGKQKESGDQRTSEQCVMLASTVAGALVHGLEDEFFEVRKSVCESLRTLTSLSAEFAREALDSLMDVLNDDSAVVRLQALETMHHMAINGRLKLHDKHLHMFLGALVDNNSSDVRFTYRKILKVMKLNNLPLFKSSVDRLLRNLDSYPQDEADVFSTFSHLGRNHKKFVSLIMKDTFEEVETALEGNVEFDSARIAALLILSISAPLLNADVGRIPPVMFSYAVTFLGRIYNAFSDIMDRDALLACLCEKSRSTEYSATNINLTEGEEQLPVFKGDNAPNFSNNEVIGAQITREPKESADNQIEQQQSLSDEVINYILAKPPAMWPRIQSGHTNEVLRSLRCLKELTAMKLDSLGSGDADALAFTKLYLRVIELLAEVWEHLLPAKKLCSQRIGKMEFKLGKLDRRVKELMSRFIGLSADEELNVLELMLLTCALKICKSEIICLNHPFKRLNTLYLRVESILKESSASPSNFVVELGKVLSTISTNGGSCSPLQFDACLKFFSLKQFMFHGRIKHVNAELSIPNNDMEHPLPFVSGLPVGVPCEITLHNVSSESKLWLRMTLDDGFVQHVFLDLDCSEGSEVVRKFTFVAPFYRTAEAYCLTLKVCIGAECLFENVGPVQRFGGPKRELVLLCKEKQVYLSKVNKD, encoded by the exons ATGGCCAATCCAGACGAAACCTCTGAAGCAGACGAAACCCTCTCTCTCCGCACCCTCAGCACCATGAGGTCCCTCCTCCTCCACCCTTCTACCTCAAAACGTACCGTTTCCCACATCTTCCAAACCCTAGCCAGCTCCCCACACCCCACTCCTCACTCCCTCAAGCTCCTCTCCGACGCCGCCGCTCGCCATCCCGACCTCGCCCCCACCATTGTTCTCCCCACCGCCGAGTCCTCTCCCCGCCTCGCTGTGGAGGCAATCGGCGCGTCCCTCTCGGGCCTCCATCTGGACGACGCGCGCTTCACGTCGCTGTGCTTCAGCGCCTCCGTGCCCGCCCGCGCGTGGATGCTCCGGAACGTGGGTTCGAGTTTTGAGGTCCGACCTGGCTTGCTGTTAGCGGTGCTGCTGGGGTTCACGAAGGATCCATACCCTTACGTGAGAGATGCGGCGCTGGAAGGGCTCGTCGGGTTCAGCGAGCGCGGTGGAGAGCTGAAAGACGTTGGCTTGGTCGATGCGTGTTATCGACGCGCCGTTCAGTTGCTTCGGGACTTCGACCCCTGCGTTAGGTTCTCTGCGGTTCGCGTG GTGGCTTCATGGGGTATGATGTTGGCAGCTTCTAGCTCAGAGATGAAAGCCTATTGGTCCAACGACGTATTTGCCAAG CTATGCTCCATGGCAAGAGATATGAATATGAAGGTTAGACTTGAAGCATTTAATGGCCTCAGAAAGATGGAAATGGTATCGGAGGATCTTCTTTTGCAAAGTTTAGCAAAGAGAGTTTCAGGACGTGGAAAGCAAAAGGAAAGTGGGGATCAGCGCACATCTGAACAATGTGTCATGTTGGCAAGTACTGTTGCTGGTGCACTAGTTCATGGACTTGAGGATGAGTTCTTTGAG GTGAGGAAGTCTGTATGTGAGTCCTTACGCACACTAACAAGCCTATCTGCTGAGTTTGCACGCGAAGCGTTAGACTCATTAATGGATGTGTTGAATGATGATTCTGCGGTGGTTCGCTTACAAGCTTTAGAAACCATGCACCATATGGCAATAAATGGCCgtttaaagcttcatgacaaaCATTTGCATATG ttTCTTGGAGCTCTGGTGGATAATAATAGTTCGGATGTAAGATTTACTTATAGGAAAATACTTAAAGTAATGAAGCTAAACAATCTGCCATTGTTCAAATCATCTGTTGACAGACTCCTGCGAAATTTAGACAGTTATCCACAG GATGAAGCTGATgtattttctactttttctcATCTGGGCCGAAATCACAAGAAATTTGTAAGCCTGATCATGAAGGACACGTTTGAAGAG GTAGAAACGGCTTTGGAAGGAAATGTAGAATTTGATAGTGCAAGGATAGCTGCACTGTTAATTCTTTCTATATCTGCTCCACTCTTGAATGCTGATGTAGGAAGAATACCACCAGTTATGTTTTCTTATGCAGTTACGTTCCTAGGTAGAATTTATAATGCTTTTAGTGATATCATGGATAGGGATGCCCTTTTGGCCTGCCTATGTGAGAAAAGCAGATCTACAGAGTATTCTGCAACAAATATTAACCTCACGGAAGGGGAGGAACAGTTGCCTGTATTTAAAGGTGATAATGCTCCAAACTTTTCTAACAATGAGGTGATTGGTGCACAAATCACGAGGGAGCCGAAAGAGTCAGCAGATAACCAGATAGAACAACAGCAATCTCTGAGTGATGAAGTTATAAACTACATTCTGGCAAAGCCCCCTGCTATGTGGCCGAGGATACAGTCAGGTCATACAAATGAAGTGCTGAGGTCCTTAAG GTGTTTGAAAGAGTTAACTGCCATGAAACTTGATTCTTTGGGATCTGGTGACGCTGATGCTTTGGCATTTACTAAACTATACCTCCGGGTGATAGAGCTACTTGCTGAAGTATGGGAGCACTTGCTGCCAGCAAAAAAGCTGTGTTCTCAGCGAATAGGAAAAATGGAATTCAAGCTGGGAAAGCTTGATAGGAGGGTTAAAGAATTGATGAGTAGGTTTATAGGCTTGTCTGCAGACGAGGAATTGAACGTTTTGGAGCTTATGTTATTAACGTGTGCACTCAAGATATGTAAAAGTGAAATCATCTGTCTTAATCATCCATTCAAGAGGCTGAATACTCTATATTTACGCGTTGAATCCATCCTCAAAGAAAGTTCAGCTTCGCCATCGAATTTCGTAGTTGAACTTGGGAAAGTATTAAGTACCATCTCAACCAATGGAGGTTCTTGCAGTCCACTTCAGTTTGATGCATGTCTCAAGTTTTTCTCTCTGAAACAGTTTATGTTTCATGGAAGAATCAAACATGTGAATGCAGAACTAAGCATTCCCAACAATGACATGGAACACCCTCTTCCCTTTGTTTCAGGGCTACCCGTTGGTGTACCATGTGAAATCACTCTCCATAATGTTTCAAGTGAGAGTAAGTTGTGGCTAAGGATGACTCTGGATGATGGTTTTGTACAACATGTCTTTCTTGATTTGGACTGTTCTGAAGGCTCTGAAGTGGTAAGAAAATTTACATTTGTTGCGCCTTTCTACAGAACAGCAGAAGCATATTGTCTTACGTTGAAGGTTTGCATTGGTGCAGAatgtttgtttgaaaatgttggtCCAGTCCAAAGGTTTGGGGGACCAAAACGTGAACTAGTTCTTCTTTGTAAAGAAAAACAGGTTTATCTTTCCAAGGTTAATAAAgattag